In Felis catus isolate Fca126 chromosome A3, F.catus_Fca126_mat1.0, whole genome shotgun sequence, a single genomic region encodes these proteins:
- the ARID5A gene encoding AT-rich interactive domain-containing protein 5A isoform X1, with protein MAPPVKGKRKQSEEGDPLDPSVSPQRDGEQSRSQSPIHLEDSPEAGGEREEDQEREEEQAFLVSLYKFMKERHTPIERVPHLGFKQINLWKIYKAVEKLGAYEMVTGRRLWKNVYDELGGSPGSTSAATCTRRHYERLVLPYVRHLKGEDDKPLPPSKPRKQYKMAKEPRGDDGAPEKPKKAKEEKRLDQMMPGKTKTDAATDLAQLPSQEPPRDGTEQPGPALGTSLPFVGASSCPEAYKRLLSSFYCKGTHGIMSPLAKKKLLAQVSKAEALQCQEEGCRHGAGSPNGDPQASPAVHLSESPQSPGKPAENSRHRLTPQEGLQAPGGSLREEALAGPRLPAPIFTGCFHAYPTEVLKPVSQHPRDFFPSLKDGALLGPPGKEEGLLVKEPQLVWGGDANRPSAFHKGSSRKGSPYPKPKACWVSPMAKVSAESPAPPPTFPSIPGLSNKRSLEEEGFAHGGKKLRAVSPFLKEVDAKECGAKSVGSGLAVSCLLGPALGPTLPEAYRGTMLRCPLNFAGTPDHLKGQATLPFSPLVIPTFPAHFLATTAPSPMATGLMHFPPASFDSALRHRLCPASSAWHVPPATTYAAPHFFHLNTKL; from the exons ATGG CACCTCCTGtcaaagggaaaaggaaacagtCAGAGGAGGGTGATCCCCTAGACCCATCTGTGTCCCCTCAACGCGATGGTGAACAGAGCAGGAGCCAGAGCCCCATCCATCTGGAG GACTCCCCTGAGGCAGGCGGGGAGCGGGAGGAGGACCAGGAGCGGGAGGAGGAGCAGGCCTTCCTGGTCAGCCTCTACAAGTTCATGAAGGAGCGACACACGCCCATCGAGAGGGTGCCCCATCTCGGCTTCAAGCAGA TTAACCTGTGGAAGATCTACAAAGCAGTGGAGAAGCTGGGGGCCTATGAGATG GTGACTGGCCGCCGCCTCTGGAAGAACGTGTACGACGAGCTGGGGGGCAGCCCGGGCAGCACCAGCGCGGCCACGTGCACACGCCGCCACTACGAGAG GCTGGTGCTCCCATACGTGCGGCACCTGAAGGGGGAGGACGACAAGCCACTGCCCCCTTCCAAGCCCAGGAAGCAATACAAGATGGCCAAGGAGCCCCGCGGGGATGACGGGGCCCCTGAGAAGCCGAAGAAGGCCAAGGAGGAGAAGCGGTTAGACCAA ATGATGCCAGGAAAGACCAAGACAGATGCTGCCACGGACCTGGCACAGCTTCCTAGCCAGGAGCCCCCCAGGGATGGCACGGAACAGCCAGGCCCGGCCCTGGGCACCTCTCTGCCCTTCGTGGGTGCCAGCAGCTGCCCTGAGGCCTACAAGCGGCTCCTGTCCAGCTTCTACTGCAAAGGGACGCATGGCATCATGTCACCACTGGCCAAAAAGAAGCTCCTGGCCCAGGTGAGCAAGGCGGAGGCCTTGCAGTGTCAGGAGGAGGGCTGTCGCCACGGGGCAGGCAGCCCTAACGGGGACCCCCAGGCATCCCCAGCTGTTCACCTCTCCGAAAGTCCTCAGAGCCCAGGAAAGCCAGCTGAGAACTCCAGGCACCGGCTGACCCCTCAGGAGGGATTACAGGCACCTGGTGGCAGCCTCAGGGAGGAGGCCCTGGCCGGTCCTCGCCTGCCAGCCCCCATCTTCACTGGCTGTTTCCATGCGTACCCCACCGAGGTGCTGAAGCCCGTCAGCCAGCACCCCCGGGACTTCTTCCCCAGCCTTAAAGATGGGGCGCTATTAGGGCCCCCTGGCAAAGAGGAGGGCCTGCTGGTCAAAGAGCCCCAGTTGGTGTGGGGCGGGGATGCCAACCGCCCGTCTGCATTCCATAAAGGCAGCTCGAGAAAGGGCAGCCCTTACCCCAAGCCCAAAGCCTGCTGGGTGTCCCCCATGGCCAAGGTCTCTGCCGAGAGCCCTGCACCCCCACCTACCTTCCCTAGCATCCCAGGCCTGAGCAACAAGCGCAGCCTGGAAGAAGAGGGCTTTGCCCATGGTGGCAAAAAACTGCGGGCAGTGTCTCCCTTTCTTAAGGAGGTGGACGCCAAGGAGTGCGGGGCCAAATCCGTGGGGTCCGGCTTGGCCGTGTCCTGCCTGCTGGGCCCAGCGCTGGGGCCCACCCTCCCCGAGGCCTACAGGGGCACCATGCTGCGTTGCCCGCTGAACTTTGCCGGCACCCCGGACCACTTAAAGGGCCAAGCCACACTCCCCTTCAGCCCCCTGGTCATCCCTACCTTCCCGGCCCACTTCCTAGCCACTACAGCGCCCTCCCCCATGGCCACCGGTCTGATGCACTTCCCCCCGGCATCCTTCGACAGTGCCCTTCGCCACAGACTTTGCCCAGCCTCGTCTGCATGGCACGTGCCACCTGCCACAACCTATGCAGCACCCCACTTCTTCCACCTCAACACCAAGCTTTAG
- the ARID5A gene encoding AT-rich interactive domain-containing protein 5A isoform X2, producing MVTGRRLWKNVYDELGGSPGSTSAATCTRRHYERLVLPYVRHLKGEDDKPLPPSKPRKQYKMAKEPRGDDGAPEKPKKAKEEKRLDQMMPGKTKTDAATDLAQLPSQEPPRDGTEQPGPALGTSLPFVGASSCPEAYKRLLSSFYCKGTHGIMSPLAKKKLLAQVSKAEALQCQEEGCRHGAGSPNGDPQASPAVHLSESPQSPGKPAENSRHRLTPQEGLQAPGGSLREEALAGPRLPAPIFTGCFHAYPTEVLKPVSQHPRDFFPSLKDGALLGPPGKEEGLLVKEPQLVWGGDANRPSAFHKGSSRKGSPYPKPKACWVSPMAKVSAESPAPPPTFPSIPGLSNKRSLEEEGFAHGGKKLRAVSPFLKEVDAKECGAKSVGSGLAVSCLLGPALGPTLPEAYRGTMLRCPLNFAGTPDHLKGQATLPFSPLVIPTFPAHFLATTAPSPMATGLMHFPPASFDSALRHRLCPASSAWHVPPATTYAAPHFFHLNTKL from the exons ATG GTGACTGGCCGCCGCCTCTGGAAGAACGTGTACGACGAGCTGGGGGGCAGCCCGGGCAGCACCAGCGCGGCCACGTGCACACGCCGCCACTACGAGAG GCTGGTGCTCCCATACGTGCGGCACCTGAAGGGGGAGGACGACAAGCCACTGCCCCCTTCCAAGCCCAGGAAGCAATACAAGATGGCCAAGGAGCCCCGCGGGGATGACGGGGCCCCTGAGAAGCCGAAGAAGGCCAAGGAGGAGAAGCGGTTAGACCAA ATGATGCCAGGAAAGACCAAGACAGATGCTGCCACGGACCTGGCACAGCTTCCTAGCCAGGAGCCCCCCAGGGATGGCACGGAACAGCCAGGCCCGGCCCTGGGCACCTCTCTGCCCTTCGTGGGTGCCAGCAGCTGCCCTGAGGCCTACAAGCGGCTCCTGTCCAGCTTCTACTGCAAAGGGACGCATGGCATCATGTCACCACTGGCCAAAAAGAAGCTCCTGGCCCAGGTGAGCAAGGCGGAGGCCTTGCAGTGTCAGGAGGAGGGCTGTCGCCACGGGGCAGGCAGCCCTAACGGGGACCCCCAGGCATCCCCAGCTGTTCACCTCTCCGAAAGTCCTCAGAGCCCAGGAAAGCCAGCTGAGAACTCCAGGCACCGGCTGACCCCTCAGGAGGGATTACAGGCACCTGGTGGCAGCCTCAGGGAGGAGGCCCTGGCCGGTCCTCGCCTGCCAGCCCCCATCTTCACTGGCTGTTTCCATGCGTACCCCACCGAGGTGCTGAAGCCCGTCAGCCAGCACCCCCGGGACTTCTTCCCCAGCCTTAAAGATGGGGCGCTATTAGGGCCCCCTGGCAAAGAGGAGGGCCTGCTGGTCAAAGAGCCCCAGTTGGTGTGGGGCGGGGATGCCAACCGCCCGTCTGCATTCCATAAAGGCAGCTCGAGAAAGGGCAGCCCTTACCCCAAGCCCAAAGCCTGCTGGGTGTCCCCCATGGCCAAGGTCTCTGCCGAGAGCCCTGCACCCCCACCTACCTTCCCTAGCATCCCAGGCCTGAGCAACAAGCGCAGCCTGGAAGAAGAGGGCTTTGCCCATGGTGGCAAAAAACTGCGGGCAGTGTCTCCCTTTCTTAAGGAGGTGGACGCCAAGGAGTGCGGGGCCAAATCCGTGGGGTCCGGCTTGGCCGTGTCCTGCCTGCTGGGCCCAGCGCTGGGGCCCACCCTCCCCGAGGCCTACAGGGGCACCATGCTGCGTTGCCCGCTGAACTTTGCCGGCACCCCGGACCACTTAAAGGGCCAAGCCACACTCCCCTTCAGCCCCCTGGTCATCCCTACCTTCCCGGCCCACTTCCTAGCCACTACAGCGCCCTCCCCCATGGCCACCGGTCTGATGCACTTCCCCCCGGCATCCTTCGACAGTGCCCTTCGCCACAGACTTTGCCCAGCCTCGTCTGCATGGCACGTGCCACCTGCCACAACCTATGCAGCACCCCACTTCTTCCACCTCAACACCAAGCTTTAG